In Callospermophilus lateralis isolate mCalLat2 chromosome 18, mCalLat2.hap1, whole genome shotgun sequence, one DNA window encodes the following:
- the Foxa3 gene encoding hepatocyte nuclear factor 3-gamma codes for MLGSVKMEAHDLAEWSYYPEAGEVYSPVTPVPTMAPLNSYMTLNPLSSPYPTGGLPSSPLPSGPLAPPAPAAPLGPTFPGLGASGGGGSSSGYGAPGPGLVHGKEMPKGYRRPLAHAKPPYSYISLITMAIQQAPGKMLTLSEIYQWIMDLFPYYRENQQRWQNSIRHSLSFNDCFVKVARSPDKPGKGSYWALHPSSGNMFENGCYLRRQKRFKLEEKVKKGNGGATATRNGTASATSTTPTATVTSLPQPQPPPPEAEAQGGEDVGALDCGSPPSSTSYFTGLELPGELKLDAPYNFNHPFSINNLMSEQTPAPPKLDVGFGGYAAESGEPGVYYQGLYARSLLNAS; via the exons ATGCTGGGCTCGGTGAAGATGGAGGCTCATGACCTGGCCGAGTGGAGCTACTACCCGGAGGCGGGTGAG GTCTACTCTCCAGTGACCCCAGTGCCCACCATGGCCCCTCtcaactcctacatgaccctgaaCCCTCTgagctctccctaccccactggaGGGCTTCCCTCCTCCCCATTACCCTCAGGACCCCTTGCGCCCCCAGCTCCTGCAGCGCCCCTGGGGCCCACTTTCCCAGGCCTGGGTGCCAGTGGTGGCGGAGGCAGCAGCTCAGGGTACGGGGCCCCGGGACCTGGGCTGGTGCACGGGAAAGAGATGCCCAAGGGGTACCGGCGGCCCCTGGCTCATGCCAAGCCGCCATATTCCTACATCTCACTCATCACCATGGCCATCCAGCAGGCCCCAGGCAAGATGCTGACCCTGAGCGAGATCTACCAGTGGATCATGGACCTCTTCCCTTACTACCGGGAGAACCAGCAGCGCTGGCAGAACTCTATCCGCCACTCTCTGTCCTTCAACGACTGCTTTGTCAAGGTGGCACGCTCCCCAGACAAGCCGGGAAAGGGCTCCTACTGGGCCCTGCACCCCAGCTCCGGGAACATGTTTGAGAACGGCTGCTACCTGCGTCGCCAGAagcgcttcaaactagaggaGAAGGTGAAGAAAGGGAACGGCGGGGCCACTGCCACCAGGAACGGTACAGCATCTGCCACCTCCACCACCCCTACTGCCACAGTCACCtccctgccccagccccagcctccacccCCTGAAGCAGAGGCCCAGGGAGGGGAAGATGTGGGGGctctggactgtggctcgcccccTTCCTCCACATCCTACTTCACTGGCCTGGAGCTCCCCGGGGAGCTGAAGCTGGATGCGCCCTACAACTTCAACCACCCCTTCTCCATCAACAACCTGATGTCGGAACAGACTCCGGCACCTCCTAAACTGGACGTGGGGTTTGGGGGCTATGCGGCTGAGAGTGGGGAGCCTGGGGTCTACTACCAGGGCCTCTATGCCCGCTCCCTGCTCAATGCATCCTAG
- the Irf2bp1 gene encoding interferon regulatory factor 2-binding protein 1: protein MASVQASRRQWCYLCDLPKMPWAMVWDFSEAVCRGCVNFEGADRIELLIDAARQLKRSHVLPEGRSPGPPALKHPTTKDLAVAAAQGPQLPPPQAQPQPSGTGSGVSGPDRYDRATSSGRLPLPSPALEYTLGSRLANGLGREEAVAEGARRALLGTMPSLMPPGLLAAAVSGLGGRGLTLAPGLSPARPLFGSDFEKEKQQRNADCLAELNEAMRGRAEEWHGRPKAVREQLLALSACAPFNVRFKKDHGLVGRVFAFDATARPPGYEFELKLFTEYPCGSGNVYAGVLAVARQMFHDALREPGKALASSGFKYLEYERRHGSGEWRQLGELLTDGVRSFREPAPAEALPQQYPEPAPAALCGPPPRAPSRNLAPTPRRRKASPEPEGEAAGKMTTEEQQQRHWVAPGGPYSAETPGVPSPIAALKNVAEALGHSPKDPGGGGGPVRAGGASPAASSTTQPPTQHRLVARNGEAEVSPTAGAEAVSGGGSGTGATPGAPLCCTLCRERLEDTHFVQCPSVPGHKFCFPCSREFIKAQGPAGEVYCPSGDKCPLVGSSVPWAFMQGEIATILAGDIKVKKERDP, encoded by the coding sequence ATGGCGTCAGTACAGGCGTCCCGCCGCCAGTGGTGCTACCTGTGCGACCTGCCCAAGATGCCGTGGGCCATGGTGTGGGACTTCAGCGAAGCGGTGTGCCGCGGCTGCGTGAATTTCGAGGGCGCGGACCGCATCGAGCTGCTAATCGACGCCGCCCGCCAGCTCAAGCGCAGCCACGTGCTCCCGGAGGGCCGCTCGCCCGGGCCCCCAGCGCTCAAGCACCCAACCACCAAGGACCTGGCCGTGGCCGCCGCGCAGGGTCCCCAGCTACCGCCTCCGCAGGCCCAGCCCCAGCCGTCGGGGACCGGCAGCGGCGTCTCCGGCCCCGACCGCTATGACAGAGCCACATCGTCTGGCCGCCTCCCGCTGCCCTCGCCAGCCCTGGAGTACACCCTAGGGTCCCGCCTGGCCAATGGGCTGGGCCGAGAGGAGGCCGTGGCTGAAGGGGCGCGCAGGGCCTTGCTTGGCACTATGCCCAGCTTGATGCCCCCCGGGCTGCTGGCAGCTGCGGTGTCTGGCCTGGGAGGCCGAGGCCTGACGCTGGCGCCCGGCTTGAGTCCTGCCCGTCCACTTTTCGGCTCCGATTTCGAGAAGGAGAAGCAGCAGAGGAATGCAGACTGTCTGGCAGAACTGAATGAGGCTATGCGGGGCCGGGCGGAGGAGTGGCACGGGCGTCCCAAAGCTGTGCGGGAACAGCTACTGGCGCTGTCTGCCTGCGCCCCCTTCAATGTTCGCTTCAAGAAGGATCACGGTTTAGTGGGGCGGGTGTTCGCCTTCGATGCTACTGCCCGCCCTCCGGGATACGAGTTCGAGCTGAAGCTCTTCACTGAATACCCCTGTGGTTCTGGCAATGTGTACGCTGGGGTCCTGGCCGTGGCTCGCCAGATGTTTCACGATGCTCTGCGGGAGCCTGGCAAAGCCCTGGCCTCCTCTGGCTTCAAGTACCTCGAGTATGAACGCCGTCATGGCTCGGGCGAATGGCGCCAGCTGGGCGAGCTGCTCACTGATGGTGTCCGCAGTTTTCGCGAGCCCGCTCCTGCCGAGGCCCTGCCCCAGCAGTACCCAGAGCCGGCCCCTGCAGCTCTGTGTGGCCCACCTCCACGAGCCCCATCCCGGAACCTGGCACCCACGCCGCGCCGGCGCAAGGCCTCCCCTGAGCCCGAGGGCGAGGCGGCTGGGAAGATGACAACGGAAGAGCAGCAGCAGCGGCACTGGGTGGCACCTGGCGGGCCATATTCTGCTGAGACCCCTGGTGTGCCCTCACCCATTGCTGCCCTGAAGAATGTGGCGGAGGCCCTGGGTCACTCTCCCAAGGACCCTGGTGGCGGTGGAGGCCCTGTGCGTGCAGGGGGTGCTAGCCCCGCAGCCTCCTCCACCACCCAGCCACCTACCCAGCATCGCCTAGTGGCCCGCAACGGTGAAGCAGAAGTCAGTCCCACAGCGGGGGCCGAAGCTGTCAGCGGGGGTGGTAGTGGCACAGGGGCGACCCCTGGAGCTCCCCTTTGCTGTACCCTGTGCCGAGAGCGCCTGGAAGACACCCACTTTGTCCAGTGCCCCTCGGTGCCCGGACACAAGTTCTGCTTTCCCTGCTCGCGGGAGTTCATCAAGGCGCAGGGCCCGGCTGGGGAGGTGTACTGCCCCAGTGGAGACAAGTGCCCGCTGGTGGGCTCCTCTGTCCCCTGGGCCTTCATGCAGGGCGAGATCGCCACCATTCTTGCTGGTGACATCAAGGTCAAGAAGGAACGGGACCCCTAG
- the Mypop gene encoding myb-related transcription factor, partner of profilin, whose translation MASAAAGEAEETTRLRKPRFSFEENQILIREVRAHYPQLYGAQSRRVSVAERRRVWDGIAAKINGITSWKRTGQEVQKRWNDFKRRTKEKLARVPHSTQGAGPAAEDAFSAEEETIFAILGPGVGGSGAGAGPEEPPAAAPSQPPASSQPPAPSACAQRYVLSEDRRADTPAHSKGGSSSPEPWARPSRNPQEGGCPQSKERESPPPPALQTVQLPRLALSPPPSAPPPPPTPLAQVAPSSPSPPPPPRPPPTPVVPDPSLDFLRAQQETANAIRELAGTLRQGLAKLSEALSALLPLLPGTPVDPLPAPPPPPPPAPPRPPPPPPAPKVEVTPEPVSVVAAVVDGAVVAARGVIIAPRSEEGASRATPAPLPPHDSPPHKRRKGFPARKRRGRWKSP comes from the exons ATGGCCTCAGCGGCGGCGGGCGAAGCGGAGGAAACTACCCGGCTGCGCAAGCCGCGCTTCTCGTTCGAGGAGAACCAGATCCTGATCCGGGAGGTGCGCGCCCACTACCCGCAGCTCTACGGCGCGCAGAGCCGTCGGGTGAGCGTGGCGGAGCGGCGGCGAGTGTGGGACGGCATAGCCGCCAAGATCAACGGCATCACCAGCTGGAAGCGCACGGGCCAAGAGGTGCAGAAGCGCTGGAACGACTTCAAGCGCCGCACCAAGGAGAAGCTGGCCCGCGTGCCGCACTCCACGCAGGGTGCCGGGCCCGCCGCTGAGGACGCCTTCTCCGCGGAGGAGGAGACCATTTTCGCCATCCTGGGTCCTGGTGTGGGGGGATCAGGCGCTGGTGCCGGGCCAGAGGAGCCTCCTGCAGCCGCCCCCTCACAGCCTCCTGCCTCCTCACAGCCGCCGGCCCCTAGCGCCTGTGCCCAGCGCTATGTGTTGTCGGAGGACCGACGGGCAG ATACACCAGCCCACAGCAAGGGGGGCTCCAGCAGCCCGGAACCCTGGGCCCGGCCCTCCCGCAACCCCCAGGAAGGGGGCTGCCCACAGTCCAAGGAGCGTGAGTCCCCGCCCCCTCCGGCCCTGCAGACGGTCCAGCTGCCCCGCCTGGCCTTGTCTCCACCACCCTCAGCCCCTCCACCGCCACCCACGCCGCTGGCCCAAGTGGCACCCTCATCTCCCAGCCCCCCGCCCCCTCCTAGACCTCCTCCCACGCCCGTGGTCCCAGACCCCTCCCTGGACTTCCTGCGGGCCCAGCAGGAGACTGCCAATGCCATCCGGGAGCTGGCTGGCACCCTTCGGCAGGGACTGGCCAAACTGAGCGAGGCCCTCAGCGCCCTGCTGCCCCTTCTGCCGGGAACCCCAGTCGACCCGCTCCCCGCGCCGCCGCCCCCGCCCCCTCCCGCGCCTCCCAGGCCCCCGCCGCCCCCGCCTGCGCCCAAGGTGGAAGTAACCCCAGAACCCGTGTCGGTGGTGGCTGCTGTCGTGGATGGGGCTGTGGTGGCAGCCAGAGGAGTCATCATAGCCCCTAGGAGCGAGGAGGGGGCGTCCCGGGCGACCCCAGCCCCGCTCCCTCCGCATGACTCCCCCCCACACAAGCGGAGGAAAGGGTTCCCTGCGCGGAAGAGGCGGGGCCGGTGGAAATCGCCCTGA